A stretch of Helicobacter pylori DNA encodes these proteins:
- a CDS encoding citrate synthase, whose amino-acid sequence MSVTLINNENNERYEFETIESTRGPKAVDFSKLFETTGFFSYDPGYSSTAGCQSKISYVNGKKGELYYRGHRIEDLVAKYKYVDVCKLLLTGELPKNQDESLEFELELRHRSFVHESLLNMFSAFPSNAHPMAKLSSGVSILSTLYSTHQNMHTEEDYQTMARRIVAKIPTLAAICYRNEVGAPIIYPDIARSYVENILFMLRGYPYSRLKHTTQGEVEITPLEVEAFDKILTLHADHSQNASSTTVRNVASTGVHPYAAISAGISALWGHLHGGANEKVLIQLEEIGDVKNVDKYIARVKDKNDNFKLMGFGHRVYKSYDPRAKILKGLKDELHKKGVKMDERLSEIAAKVEEIALKDEYFIERNLYPNVDFYSGTILRALKIPVRFFTPVFVIGRTVGWCAQLLEHVKSPQARITRPRQVYVGD is encoded by the coding sequence ATGTCTGTTACTTTAATCAATAATGAAAATAATGAACGCTATGAATTTGAAACGATTGAAAGCACTCGTGGGCCTAAAGCGGTGGATTTTTCCAAGCTTTTTGAAACGACCGGGTTTTTTTCTTACGATCCAGGGTATTCTTCTACCGCTGGGTGCCAATCTAAGATCAGCTATGTCAATGGCAAAAAAGGCGAATTGTATTACAGAGGGCATAGAATAGAAGATTTAGTCGCCAAATACAAATATGTAGATGTGTGCAAATTGCTCCTCACAGGGGAATTGCCCAAAAATCAAGATGAAAGCCTAGAGTTTGAATTGGAACTACGCCACAGAAGCTTTGTGCATGAGAGCTTGTTGAACATGTTTTCAGCTTTCCCTAGTAACGCCCACCCTATGGCGAAACTCTCTAGCGGGGTGTCTATTTTATCCACCCTTTATTCCACGCACCAAAACATGCACACTGAAGAAGATTACCAGACGATGGCCAGAAGGATTGTCGCTAAAATCCCCACGCTTGCGGCTATTTGCTATCGTAATGAAGTGGGAGCACCCATTATTTATCCGGATATCGCGCGCTCTTATGTGGAAAATATCCTTTTCATGCTGAGAGGGTATCCTTATAGCCGTTTAAAACACACCACTCAAGGCGAGGTGGAAATCACGCCCCTAGAAGTGGAAGCCTTTGATAAAATCCTAACCCTACACGCTGATCACAGCCAAAACGCCTCTTCTACCACAGTAAGGAATGTCGCTAGCACCGGCGTGCATCCTTATGCCGCTATTAGTGCTGGCATTAGCGCTTTATGGGGGCATTTGCATGGCGGGGCGAATGAAAAAGTGCTTATCCAATTAGAAGAAATCGGCGATGTGAAAAACGTGGATAAATACATCGCGCGAGTGAAAGACAAAAACGATAATTTCAAACTCATGGGCTTTGGGCATAGGGTGTATAAAAGCTACGATCCGCGCGCTAAAATCTTAAAAGGCTTGAAAGACGAACTGCATAAAAAAGGCGTTAAAATGGACGAGAGGTTGAGCGAAATCGCTGCGAAAGTGGAAGAAATCGCGCTAAAAGACGAGTATTTCATTGAAAGGAATCTCTACCCTAATGTGGATTTTTACTCCGGCACCATTTTAAGGGCTTTAAAAATCCCGGTGCGTTTTTTCACGCCGGTGTTTGTCATTGGCAGAACCGTGGGCTGGTGCGCTCAACTATTAGAGCATGTCAAAAGCCCGCAAGCTAGGATCACGCGCCCAAGACAAGTCTATGTAGGGGATTAG
- a CDS encoding DUF1523 family protein, protein MIKFVRNVVLFILTAIFLALMLLVSYCMPHYSVAVISGVEVKRMNENENTPNNKEVKTLARDVYFVQTYDPKDQKSVTVYRNEDTRFGFPFYFKFNSADISALAQSLVNQQVEVQYYGWRINLFNMFPNVIFLKPLKESADISKPIFSWILYALLLVGFFISARSVCTLFKSKAH, encoded by the coding sequence TTGATAAAATTTGTGCGTAATGTGGTTTTATTCATTTTAACAGCGATCTTTTTAGCGCTCATGCTTTTGGTGAGCTATTGCATGCCCCATTATAGCGTGGCTGTCATTAGCGGGGTGGAAGTCAAAAGAATGAATGAAAATGAAAACACGCCCAACAATAAGGAAGTAAAAACCCTTGCTAGAGATGTCTATTTTGTGCAAACTTACGACCCTAAAGATCAAAAAAGCGTGACCGTTTATCGTAACGAAGACACGCGCTTTGGCTTCCCTTTTTATTTTAAGTTTAATTCGGCTGATATTTCAGCTCTCGCTCAAAGTTTAGTCAACCAGCAAGTGGAAGTGCAATACTATGGCTGGCGGATCAATTTGTTTAACATGTTCCCTAATGTGATTTTTCTAAAGCCCTTAAAAGAGAGTGCTGACATTTCAAAACCCATTTTTAGCTGGATTTTATACGCCTTGCTACTAGTGGGCTTTTTTATCAGCGCGCGTTCTGTTTGCACTTTATTTAAGAGCAAAGCTCATTAA
- the lpxE gene encoding lipid A 1-phosphatase LpxE, translating to MPKSFSKTLLALSLGLILLGVFAPFPKVPKQPSVPLVFHFTEHYARFIPTILSVAIPLIQRDAIGLFQVANASIATTILTHTTKRALNHVTINDQRLGERPYGGNFNMPSGHSSMVGLAVAFLMRRYSFKKYLWLLPLIPLTMLARIYLDMHTIGAVLAGLGTGMLCVALFTSPKKP from the coding sequence CTGCCTAAAAGCTTTTCTAAAACTTTGTTGGCGCTCAGTTTGGGCTTGATTTTATTAGGCGTTTTTGCGCCTTTCCCAAAAGTCCCTAAACAGCCTAGCGTGCCTTTGGTGTTTCATTTCACCGAGCATTACGCGCGCTTTATCCCTACGATTTTATCTGTGGCGATTCCCTTAATTCAAAGAGATGCGATAGGGCTTTTTCAAGTCGCTAACGCCTCTATCGCTACAACTATTCTCACGCACACCACCAAAAGAGCCTTAAACCATGTAACGATCAATGATCAGCGTTTGGGCGAGCGCCCTTATGGGGGTAATTTCAACATGCCAAGCGGGCATTCGTCTATGGTGGGTTTGGCGGTGGCGTTTTTAATGCGCCGTTATTCTTTTAAAAAATACTTGTGGCTCTTGCCCCTAATCCCTTTAACCATGCTCGCTCGCATTTATTTAGACATGCACACCATTGGCGCGGTGTTGGCTGGGCTTGGCACTGGAATGTTGTGCGTGGCTCTTTTTACAAGCCCCAAAAAGCCTTAA
- the icd gene encoding isocitrate dehydrogenase (NADP(+)) has protein sequence MAYNPKILQKPKEGEEITIKDNKLHVPNYPIIPFIEGDGIGSDITPAMIKVVDSAVQKAYKGEKKIAWYEVFVGEKCYQQFKDHKELSPEEQWLLPDTIEAINHYKVSIKGPLTTPIGEGFRSLNVALRQKMDLYVCLRPVRWYGSPSPVKEPQKVDMVIFRENSEDIYAGIEWQEGSAEAKKLIHFLQNELKVKKIRFPESSGVGIKPISKEGTERLVRKAIEYAIDNDKPSVTFVHKGNIMKYTEGAFMKWGYALAQKEFNAQVIDKGPWCSLKNPKTGKEIIIKDMIADAFLQQILLRPSEYSVIATMNLNGDYISDALAAMVGGIGIAPGANLNDTVGMFEATHGTAPKYAGLDKVNPGSIILSAEMMLRHMGWVEAADLIVSAMEKAIKSKKVTYDFARLMDGAKEVKCSEFASVMIENM, from the coding sequence ATGGCTTACAACCCTAAAATTTTACAAAAGCCTAAAGAGGGCGAAGAAATTACGATTAAAGACAACAAATTGCATGTGCCAAATTACCCCATTATCCCTTTCATTGAGGGCGATGGCATTGGATCGGATATTACCCCTGCGATGATTAAAGTCGTGGATAGTGCGGTTCAAAAAGCGTATAAGGGCGAGAAAAAAATCGCATGGTATGAAGTGTTTGTGGGCGAAAAATGCTATCAACAATTTAAAGATCATAAAGAATTAAGCCCTGAAGAGCAATGGCTCTTACCGGACACTATTGAAGCGATCAACCATTATAAAGTCTCTATTAAAGGGCCTTTAACCACGCCGATTGGTGAGGGGTTTAGATCTTTGAATGTGGCGTTACGCCAAAAAATGGATTTGTATGTGTGCTTGAGACCGGTTCGGTGGTATGGGAGTCCTAGCCCGGTGAAAGAACCACAAAAAGTGGATATGGTGATTTTTAGAGAAAATTCTGAAGACATTTATGCGGGCATTGAATGGCAAGAAGGCAGTGCGGAAGCGAAAAAACTCATCCATTTTTTACAAAATGAATTAAAGGTTAAAAAAATCCGCTTCCCTGAAAGCAGCGGCGTAGGGATAAAACCCATTAGTAAGGAAGGCACAGAGAGGCTAGTGAGAAAGGCGATTGAATACGCTATTGATAACGACAAGCCAAGCGTAACTTTTGTGCATAAAGGCAATATCATGAAATACACCGAAGGGGCGTTCATGAAATGGGGCTATGCGCTCGCTCAAAAAGAATTTAACGCTCAAGTCATTGATAAAGGCCCATGGTGTTCTTTGAAAAACCCTAAAACCGGTAAAGAAATCATCATTAAAGACATGATCGCTGACGCGTTTTTGCAACAAATCTTATTACGCCCTAGCGAATACAGCGTCATTGCGACCATGAATTTGAACGGGGATTATATCTCTGATGCGTTAGCGGCGATGGTGGGGGGCATTGGTATCGCTCCTGGGGCTAATCTCAATGACACAGTGGGCATGTTTGAAGCCACCCATGGCACCGCTCCTAAATACGCTGGGCTGGATAAAGTCAATCCGGGGTCTATTATTTTGAGCGCGGAAATGATGTTAAGGCATATGGGCTGGGTGGAAGCGGCTGATTTGATCGTCTCTGCTATGGAAAAAGCGATTAAGAGCAAGAAAGTAACTTATGATTTCGCTCGTTTGATGGATGGGGCTAAAGAAGTCAAATGCTCTGAATTCGCTAGCGTGATGATTGAAAACATGTGA
- the eptA gene encoding phosphoethanolamine--lipid A transferase EptA, whose translation MASLFHLKFLKPLSCLQAGLLYSLIFGVLYHFPLFAYVYKESNQVSFIAMMVVVLFCVNGALFLALGLISASLMRWSAIVFSWLNSIAFYFISAYKVFLNKSMMGNVLNTNTHEVLGFLSVKLFLFIVVFGVLPGYIIYKIPLKNSSKKAPFLAILALVFIFIASALANAKNWLWFDKHAKFIGGLILPFAYSVNAFRVSALKFFAPTIKPLPLFSPNHSHSFVVLVIGESARKHNYALYGYQKPTTPRLSKRLENHELTLFNATSCATYTTASLECILDSSFKNNAYENLPTYLTKAGIKVFWYSANDGEKNVKVTSYRKNYELIQKCPNCEAIAPYDESLLYNLPDLLKEHSNENVLLILHLAGSHGPNYDNKVPLNFRVFKPYCSSADLSSCSKESLINAYDNTIFYNDYLLDKIISMLKKAKQPALMIYLSDHGESLGEEAFYLHGIPKSIAPKEQYEIPFIVYANDLFKEKHSIIQTQTPINQNVIFHSILGVFLDFKNPSTVYRPSLDLLKHKKE comes from the coding sequence TTGGCATCATTATTCCATCTGAAGTTTTTAAAACCCCTGAGTTGTCTGCAAGCCGGTTTGCTTTATAGCCTTATTTTTGGCGTTTTATACCATTTCCCTTTGTTCGCTTATGTTTATAAAGAAAGCAACCAGGTTAGTTTTATCGCCATGATGGTTGTGGTGCTTTTTTGCGTTAATGGCGCTCTTTTTTTGGCGTTAGGCTTGATCTCTGCTTCTTTGATGCGTTGGAGCGCAATAGTTTTTAGTTGGCTCAATTCCATCGCTTTCTATTTCATTAGCGCTTATAAGGTGTTTTTAAATAAGAGCATGATGGGTAATGTCTTAAACACCAACACGCATGAAGTTTTAGGCTTTTTGAGCGTTAAATTATTCCTTTTTATCGTTGTTTTTGGGGTGTTGCCTGGCTATATTATCTATAAAATCCCCCTTAAAAATTCTTCTAAAAAAGCACCCTTTTTAGCGATCTTAGCGTTAGTGTTTATTTTTATCGCTAGCGCTTTAGCTAACGCTAAAAATTGGCTGTGGTTTGACAAGCATGCGAAATTCATAGGGGGCTTAATCCTGCCCTTCGCTTATAGCGTGAACGCTTTTAGAGTGAGCGCTCTTAAATTTTTCGCCCCCACTATCAAGCCGCTCCCTCTCTTTTCGCCCAACCATTCTCATTCGTTTGTGGTGCTAGTCATTGGCGAAAGCGCTAGGAAACACAATTACGCCCTTTATGGCTATCAAAAACCCACCACCCCAAGATTAAGCAAACGCTTAGAAAATCATGAACTCACCCTTTTTAACGCCACTTCTTGCGCCACTTACACGACAGCGAGTTTGGAATGCATCTTAGATTCTTCTTTTAAAAACAACGCTTATGAAAATTTGCCGACTTACTTGACTAAAGCGGGTATCAAAGTCTTTTGGTATAGCGCGAATGACGGCGAAAAGAATGTTAAGGTTACCAGCTATCGTAAAAACTACGAATTGATTCAAAAATGCCCCAATTGCGAAGCGATCGCTCCTTATGATGAATCCTTACTCTATAATTTGCCTGACCTTTTAAAAGAACACTCTAATGAAAATGTCTTGCTCATCTTACACCTTGCCGGCTCGCATGGCCCCAACTATGACAACAAAGTGCCTTTAAATTTTAGGGTGTTTAAGCCCTATTGCTCAAGCGCTGATTTATCTTCTTGCTCCAAAGAAAGCCTGATTAACGCCTATGACAACACCATTTTTTATAACGACTATCTGTTAGATAAAATCATTAGCATGCTCAAAAAAGCCAAGCAGCCCGCCTTAATGATCTATTTAAGCGATCATGGCGAAAGTTTGGGCGAAGAAGCGTTCTATTTGCATGGCATTCCTAAAAGCATCGCCCCTAAAGAACAATACGAGATCCCCTTTATCGTTTATGCCAACGATCTTTTTAAAGAGAAGCATTCCATCATTCAAACCCAAACCCCCATTAATCAAAACGTTATTTTCCATAGCATTTTAGGGGTGTTTTTGGATTTTAAAAACCCTAGCACTGTTTATCGCCCTTCTTTAGATCTGCTTAAACACAAAAAAGAGTGA
- a CDS encoding universal stress protein, translating into MNILFGISDTQECYNAIKFAVKLAHSLKEVRFTLLHVSMEVFIYSESGMMDYGQTEALEEEKAKALLKQFEDAFKKENIECESVLKSGDLIDVVLEMAKDYDLLLIGASESNLLYRLFISHQNSLVEQSSIPVVIAK; encoded by the coding sequence ATGAATATTTTATTTGGGATTAGCGACACGCAAGAATGTTATAACGCTATTAAATTCGCTGTCAAATTAGCCCATTCGCTTAAAGAGGTCCGTTTCACCTTGTTGCATGTGAGCATGGAAGTGTTTATTTATAGCGAAAGCGGGATGATGGATTATGGCCAGACAGAAGCTTTAGAGGAAGAAAAAGCTAAGGCTTTGTTAAAGCAATTTGAAGACGCTTTCAAAAAAGAAAATATAGAGTGTGAGAGCGTTCTAAAAAGCGGTGATTTGATTGATGTGGTTTTAGAAATGGCTAAGGATTATGATTTGTTATTGATTGGGGCGAGCGAGTCTAATTTGTTGTATCGTTTGTTCATTTCGCACCAAAATAGCCTTGTTGAACAATCCAGTATCCCTGTTGTGATCGCCAAGTAG
- the bioD gene encoding dethiobiotin synthase encodes MLFISATNTNAGKTTCARLLAQYCNACGVKTILLKPIETGVNDATNHFSDAHLFLQDNRLLDRSLTLKDISFYRYHKASAPLIAQQEEDPNAPIDTDNLTQRLQNFTKTYDLVIVEGAGGLCVPITLEENMLNFALKLKAKTLLISHDNLGLINDCLLNDFLLKSHQLDYKIAINLKGNNTAFHSISLPYIELFNTRSNNPIVIFQQSLKELMSFALK; translated from the coding sequence ATGCTCTTTATCAGCGCGACTAACACCAATGCCGGAAAAACCACATGCGCTAGGCTATTAGCCCAATATTGCAACGCTTGTGGCGTTAAAACGATCTTGTTAAAACCCATTGAAACAGGCGTTAATGATGCAACCAACCACTTTAGCGACGCGCATTTGTTCTTGCAAGATAACCGCCTTTTGGATCGCTCTTTAACCTTAAAAGACATCTCATTCTATCGTTATCATAAAGCTTCAGCCCCCCTCATCGCCCAACAAGAAGAAGATCCAAACGCCCCCATTGACACGGACAATTTGACCCAACGCCTCCAAAATTTCACCAAAACTTATGATTTAGTCATCGTTGAAGGGGCTGGGGGGCTATGCGTGCCTATCACTTTAGAAGAAAACATGCTAAATTTTGCCCTGAAATTAAAAGCCAAAACGCTTTTGATTAGCCATGACAATTTGGGCTTAATCAATGATTGTTTGCTGAATGACTTTTTATTGAAATCCCACCAACTAGATTATAAAATCGCTATCAATTTAAAAGGAAACAACACCGCTTTTCACAGCATCAGTTTGCCCTATATTGAGCTTTTTAATACACGCTCCAATAACCCCATTGTGATTTTCCAACAAAGCCTGAAAGAATTAATGAGCTTTGCTCTTAAATAA